The region tcggaccaaggaTTCTATCCGGGCTCCGAGTCATATTCAACTCAGACCTAGACCGAGCTCCGAGTTCATAAACCCGAAAGATCGGATCCTATGACTCGGGCTTCGAGATACCCTCAGGAACcagaaccatgataacttggtccccaagttatccgggcttcaAGGTCTAACCGGGCTCCGGGGTCTTGCCCAGAAACATAcgctcgtgtaccagatcctgggaccacaggagatcttctgacaggtacgtgaagaatgttccctctgacacacctaacaacccgtgccacccgcagggatattctgccacgtcagcataactgatttctgggaccactgggctcacagcctgccagcaaggcaggtttgtccttaaaccctaactataaatagagggtttaaggacaaaccctaggtaatttctttttctctactctaagcactctcttttctcttcttcttcttcttcctctacctcaaaaccttacttgagcgtcggagtgaacgtccggtgacccccaccggagttccttctgacctctgtttgcttgtggtgtgcaggtcgttaCAGCTCGGATTcagtttggtgattcatcaatAATTTACTACAATATTTATAagctataatttaatttttcagattGCAGTGATTCAGTCTCCTGGTATAGCATGTGATGGTGATATAATAGGATATGACTTCCATTATAATATTGCTGCTATAAAGTTTCGAACAAGAATGTCAATTTCACCAGTAAGGCTGCGAGATGTAGATGATTCTATCAGCATTGATCCAAACTTGCTGGATGAGAAACCACCCGAATACCATCCTCAGACTTTCAAGTTTAATTTAACACTTGGGGATACAGTATTAGCTCTTGGTCGCAATCATGATAAAGAATATACTGTTATGGTTGTTGGTGGAAAATTCAGGTATGATATAATTGAGTAACTTTAAGGATTGACATGAATTTGACGCATTGGTTATGCTGACATCtagttttccatttttaaaatgTCTTTTCTCATTTTTGTGTAACAGCATTGAATACACCGGATTGGATTGCAAAGAGCTTCTCAGGGCAGAATTTATAATTTCTAGAGTAAGGACATCTTTTTCATGTGTAAATAATTTTGTTGcacattttattaattattagaaagtAAATTGATGCACTATATTAACAACAATAATGAATTTGCAAGAAATCATATATAAAGTAGTCTAGGATTAACAATATTAGCTTACAACATTCTCTACCCCTGATTAATAGGCAAAACAAAAGGCCGAATTGTAACAATAAGCTATAAGGATATTTCTTGTCAGGATACAAAAGGAAGGTCTATGTATTATAGTAATTACTTCCATTGAAGTGCACAACTAGGTGTGTTAAAAAGATCTCAATCATTGTGAAACTTAGTGAGAGTTTAGTGACCTACAAAGTTTAATACCCGAAATTCTATATCAAGTATcttaatactttttttaaataaataattagatgGACATTACAGTAAATGTGTCTGTCCAACACCTGATACTTGCTTTTATTCTAATGAGGAGTGCACATGGttataatataacataaaaGGACTTGTTTAATGTAGAAATAAGATTGGTATGGAAGTGTTACTTGGAAGTTTAAACGTGTAATTTGCAAATATATTTCCTAATGCAAAGgattttagtcattatctttctccttaaaaaaacaaacttaAAGGATTAACTATCACGATCAAGTAGAGAAAATGTGGACACATGATCATTGTTATAGGGGGGGTGTGGGTGTGGGGTTTGGTGAACTAGATGACTCTAAGTATAACAAATTCTTGTAATTGTTTATGATTTATGATATTCACACATCTTTGCTGCTGTTTTTCAAAAGGAATAGAGTATTGAATGATAATGTTAATCTTGAATGAAAATTTGCACAATTCTAAGAGAGAATCTAAATATATCACTTATAGAAGAGTGAATCTAAATATCACGTGCAGAAATGCCATGATTTCATATAAGGATAAAGTGTACTGCCTCTAATACAACGCTGTTGAACTCTTATTTACTTTGCTATCTTGCAAATGTTACATAAATACCTGTTCTATTAATGAATTGACAGTGATAACCTAAATGGACAGTTAGGTGGCTTAGGATTTATTACTTCAGTTAGTAGATTTTCGCATAAACAATCTAAAGTAGTTGTTTACTCTTACCCCAGCCCAACAGCCACTTACAGTTCATGAGTTTGCCAAGTCATATAGAATAACTTTGATTTTGCTTCTGATTTTTCTAGATAATGAAAGCTTTCCAAGTAATattatgtttattttcttttacatTAATTgcttgtcttttttttttaattttggtgatAGTATGGCATTGGGGGACCAATTATCAATTGCTACGGAGAGGTAATTGGAATAAACTTTTATCATCCTTATTGTACACCTTTTCTACCCATCAATATAGTTTCAAGGTGGTGGGATGAACTTAAGAAAAGCAGGTGTGCTCTATTTGTCTTTTCATTGCTATAACATGTCACTCTTATTAGTTCAATATAATGATCTATGTACTTGTTAATTTCCGGTAGTATTATTGTTATGTAATCTATACTATGACATACATTTTCAATTTgcttttagttaaaatttagaATATCGACTTCTTACTCATGCTTCTTTTCTTTACTTTGCTTAACAAAATATGCTCGTATACTGATATCCATAAGCCTTAAAGATAATTATCATATGCTTACTGTGCACCTAAACTCCTTGATTTGGTCTAGACAATATCTTCTACCTTGGCATGGAATAAAGTTGTCCAACCTTTATGTGGAAAGTGCACGTTATTTGGAATTTGTGAGACAAAAGTTTCCAAATATCTTTAAAGGTGTTGTTGTTAGAGAGGTTTGTTCTTCCTCCTGGCAACTAATTTTTGATGAATTATATATGCATTTTAGTTGGTTGTTCATTTCCTTTTCTCATTTAGCGAACTTCCAACCAGGTTTCATCAAAGTCAACTGCTTATTATACCGGAATAGTGCCAACTGATGTCATTGTTGAATGTGATGGAAAATGTGTTGAGACTGTTTTGGAGGTACATCACTTTATTATAGACTTAAAAATCAATTTGCCTTCTGAACTTGTAggtaatgggcaattaacaccaAACTTAGACATTTTATATTAGTCATTCGGAATATGTTATTCTCCATAGAAAACGAGAAAACCTAGTTACATTTTATACACTTACATGCCACCAAGGAATTAATGATTATGTTTcctattattattagtttttagATTTGATATGGGACAAGGCTGGGAAGCCTGTGAATTTATCTGTGCTACGGCCAAGTGATGGATCTCGTTTGAATGTAACTATGGTTGTTGGTAAGGTTGGTCCAAATAGATATAATAGGTAATCTCTTTCCACATTTGTTCATATTTTCTTTCAAATGTTTTAGCTAATTATGTGGGAATAAAAGTGGTACATGTTTGGTGTTTGTGGCCTACTTTGTTTTCAGTTGGCCGGTGGCCCCTCCAATTGGGAGAAGAGGGCTAGGTTGATATGGGAGAGTTAGACGGTGGCTAGAATTATGTGCATGCTCAAGCAAATCAAGCTCCAATTTACTTAGTATAGCTATCTAATTTCTGTAATTTAGATGATATTGGTAGTGGTGCCAGTGTTTTAAAACTCTGACTTAGGTAgaaagtaattttaatttaacttaCCTTCTAGTCTAACCCTACTACTATAAATAGGACCCCTAACCAGCTGATCCAAGGGTCCAGAACTAAATTCAAAATTGACCCAAGAACGAACCGAACCTCCCCCAAGAATAGAGTGTTGTCCAAACCATACACAGCCCATGCACACACACCAGTCAATCAAACGAGCTAAGAACACGACAATCCTTCAAGAACGCCCTGCAACACACAGATCCTAAGTTGGATTCCACATTCGGATTACCAGAAAACGAGCCACAGACTCAAAACGGTACTCCTGAGGACCCAATTTCAATATCATTCACACTTATGCATTCAttacattatttttttgttttaatgtatttaaaatgttttagcaatttatatgtTGTTTTACTGTAAACTGCCTGAAAATTGCCTTACAACTgcctccagattcatatttgaCTTTGATTCAATATTTTCCTGAGAGTTTTAATGTGTTTTGAGCTTTTTTGAATGAATCTCGAACCGAATACAAACCCGAAACATAAAAAACGGACGAAAACGGACCCAGAACAGACAAAACGGACAAAAAACGACCTGCTGCTGGCGTAGCCGCCACTCCTTCCTCAGCCTCCCACAATGCTTCCCAAATCTTCACAACGATGATTCAGACATGATTTCATATTTTCGGGCTCGTTTAAGCTTGGAATTGGGCCCGGTTTGAAACCCAGTCCactattttttaattgtacACTGTTTGTAATAGTTAATGGGTCAAACCCAATTGTATTTCGAGCCTTGAATCCTATATATTATAGACTGTAATCAAACTGTGCGTTGAAGCCCAATATAAAGCGAACCCATCAACTTTCAGAAGCCGTACCGGGCTAGTTCAAACTCCAAATCAACCTAGAGTGGAACTGTATCGACGAGACGAACAACTCTCGTGTTTGGCCCAAGAACCAATTCGGACCGGAACCACATGCAAACAGGTCGTGAGAGCCGCCCAC is a window of Mercurialis annua linkage group LG2, ddMerAnnu1.2, whole genome shotgun sequence DNA encoding:
- the LOC126670107 gene encoding putative protease Do-like 14 isoform X2 — protein: MNLHYAMREWVKANPWNRESREDMKRNSKLLSNNLSYDLKMVALKASVSVVGIVSYSDEREILEGSGFVIESLNIDGKFCNTILTTASILRPEPHINSVANGIKIAVIQSPGIACDGDIIGYDFHYNIAAIKFRTRMSISPVRLRDVDDSISIDPNLLDEKPPEYHPQTFKFNLTLGDTVLALGRNHDKEYTVMVVGGKFSIEYTGLDCKELLRAEFIISRYGIGGPIINCYGEVIGINFYHPYCTPFLPINIVSRWWDELKKSRQYLLPWHGIKLSNLYVESARYLEFVRQKFPNIFKGVVVREVSSKSTAYYTGIVPTDVIVECDGKCVETVLEFLDLIWDKAGKPVNLSVLRPSDGSRLNVTMVVGKVGPNRYNSWPVAPPIGRRGLG
- the LOC126670107 gene encoding putative protease Do-like 14 isoform X3; translated protein: MNLHYAMREWVKANPWNRESREDMKRNSKLLSNNLSYDLKMVALKASVSVVGIVSYSGKFHNFPFVLKCILHVSMYFNFWSIIFNSIQDEREILEGSGFVIESLNIDGKFCNTILTTASILRPEPHINSVANGIKIAVIQSPGIACDGDIIGYDFHYNIAAIKFRTRMSISPVRLRDVDDSISIDPNLLDEKPPEYHPQTFKFNLTLGDTVLALGRNHDKEYTVMVVGGKFSIEYTGLDCKELLRAEFIISRYGIGGPIINCYGEVIGINFYHPYCTPFLPINIVSRWWDELKKSRQYLLPWHGIKLSNLYVESARYLEFVRQKFPNIFKGVVVREVSSKSTAYYTGIVPTDVIVECDGKCVETVLEDP
- the LOC126670107 gene encoding putative protease Do-like 14 isoform X1, with product MNLHYAMREWVKANPWNRESREDMKRNSKLLSNNLSYDLKMVALKASVSVVGIVSYSGKFHNFPFVLKCILHVSMYFNFWSIIFNSIQDEREILEGSGFVIESLNIDGKFCNTILTTASILRPEPHINSVANGIKIAVIQSPGIACDGDIIGYDFHYNIAAIKFRTRMSISPVRLRDVDDSISIDPNLLDEKPPEYHPQTFKFNLTLGDTVLALGRNHDKEYTVMVVGGKFSIEYTGLDCKELLRAEFIISRYGIGGPIINCYGEVIGINFYHPYCTPFLPINIVSRWWDELKKSRQYLLPWHGIKLSNLYVESARYLEFVRQKFPNIFKGVVVREVSSKSTAYYTGIVPTDVIVECDGKCVETVLEFLDLIWDKAGKPVNLSVLRPSDGSRLNVTMVVGKVGPNRYNSWPVAPPIGRRGLG